The following coding sequences are from one Xiphophorus couchianus chromosome 22, X_couchianus-1.0, whole genome shotgun sequence window:
- the cfap43 gene encoding cilia- and flagella-associated protein 43 isoform X4 translates to MWVFPSVETKCSTASRNPRCLFRETNSHFHKGPKLYFSNFGCHYRGLKKETFNYEPTVATVTPSTVCWTVTSQLCVGCAEGYLLLVDPQSLSVSVLVDPTAADAIPELKNFYFQSVVLYSSGLVAVGKESVMHCLEAKGTQISITQTWQLERSVTTAVVSPNNSTLLLSANTGKIYVLNAETSDQIEKILDVLSGNFLNAALHSDKNICVSLRDSGVLQLWSSNGTCLASLPLETDVTNITCCPLAHYAAVGTASGKILFIDLNFQKQLRLVHEVYLYHTAVDHLAFDQEGRYLLCSGLDSHLYVLDGRPSAKFSVLGYIEVSGRILSLSTQCVNRGEDVKALALCGSQEDKKDEGSWLLMFFLPFKGIGGSFSVDRTGCLNIPKVFKFKVQVPLTSCILGVGEAFGYCHRKKSLQRFQFPEDTFGLSSKKRAHLNPKNEVAFQLPGRATLLLSPDCMLLASVGRQGILQLRPTSSMELYCELRCHSRRLGGIRSVSFSTDSHMVVTTGLDDGSVLCTNIRAEAEYMSPIQRRLIRAQSLKTSFISENPILIKFPVWDQETPVTDEQTEETKFGRAASIDVIEEDEHNFPPASTSTWLEKRHEEIVKEDEIKYADVKKRLREEMEDLRKSVQKLMLENKTLPIKMFNLDVEGQKRMDARVEAEVQRVKAEIEQDILEKQYQRDVLKRECWDSFLIKPRSINAFHSKLAVQNYPIKARTEKELEDIRRVQNMRTIEKAAAKLIGLKKNNSEPEEGHVAESADNVGLPTLLAHANVYLYDQFSMQTVEQRINQIILLQDLIYDIKMAFNSDFEALFKRKLKEIKFVVDVNKNIRDIMLELDIQQTLWEPSLTDMEWPERLFIVEDSEIEVEKYLTPEQKAEEERLRLEKEACLAAHKDDSRQRALNDMMGGVLEVKKVDILKVEISPPEFSLTKPPIQWSEEEKKVYKEYEKNIKDLIEEKEKYKRGLEFEMKKLQESIKESTEKFDESLTKLFEKKLKFTAAIYQEELKISYLAESVHMVEAMNRQESELKLKLEQLLAQKVNIEKDLSGYKDTVEQFQFDYENILAEDKNLDKEFRKEFADLPKFLTDQLYKQFKRRPRVQRLRAMSIDGSNLFKPIRLSTPAPDGLSQILAAMEELDAPDNMPKGLTLPVWERFCVVRNTKIEYEQKIKVKGLELAEMQAFLERRINEDNAAQEEIKQHFEELRSLRNRRNKYLMDPVIQVVLPQGQVETSTIDLTAETAETDFILLHKKVVDDVKEKIRKVAEQKITYMEAHGAVRKEIIQLEWEHRVLDKKIEDLHEKKKEIKMLRLSKEDMEVLSMKDPKAHELEKISKLEKSIAFMKQTHKRAIHRRMKKVKQINKKISMIADKSASIQKELPEMQASVAELRHIYEASATEANEAAEREERYQEIVQRRNLRDLARAKSDELDQLRKEVERLERRNFPSLDQLKYN, encoded by the exons ATGTGGGTCTTTCCATCTGTTGAAACCAag TGCAGTACAGCTTCCAGAAATCCCAGATGCCTCTTCAGAGAAACCAACTCCCACTTCCACAAAGGACCCAAACTGTATTTCTCAAATTTTGGCTGCCATTACAGAGGTCTCAAAAAAGAAACCTTTAACTATGAA CCTACGGTAGCCACAGTAACACCATCTACTGTATGCTGGACAGTCACATCACAACTTTGTGTGGGATGTGCTGAAGGCTATCTCCTTCTTGTTGACCCTCAGAGCCTCTCTGTTTCAGTCCTTGTCGACCCTACAG ctgcGGATGCCATTCCTGAACTCAAAAACTTCTATTTTCAATCTGTAGTCCTTTATAGCAGTGGTCTTGTTGCAGTAGGAAAG GAGAGTGTGATGCACTGTCTGGAGGCCAAAGGGACTCAGATCAGCATCACGCAAACTTGGCAGTTAGAGAGATCTGTTACGACTGCAGTGGTCTCCCCCAACAACAGCACACTGCTTCTGTCTGCCAATACA GGGAAAATCTACGTGTTGAATGCAGAAACGTCAGACCAGATTGAGAAGATCTTGGATGTTCTCAGTGGCAACTTTTTGAACGCTGCTTTGCACTCTGACAAGAACATTTGTGTG TCATTAAGGGATAGTGGCGTTCTGCAGCTGTGGTCCTCCAATGGCACCTGCCTCGCCTCCCTGCCTCTAGAAACAGAC GTGACTAACATCACCTGCTGTCCCCTTGCACATTACGCCGCTGTTGGAACAGCTTCAGGAAAAATCCTTTTCATTGACTTAAACTTTCAGAAGCAGCTTCGCCTAGTGCATGAGGTTTATCTCTACCACACTGCTGTGGATCATCTAGC ttttgatcAAGAAGGGCGCTACCTTCTCTGCAGTGGATTGGATTCCCATCTTTATGTACTCGATGGAAGGCCATCGgcaaagttttcagttttgggATACATCG AGGTTTCTGGCAGAATTTTGTCACTTTCCACACAATGCGTCAACCGTGGTGAGGATGTGAAAGCTCTTGCACTCTGTGGTTCACAAGAGGATAAAAAGGATGAGGGGAGCTGGCTGCTCATGTTTTTTCTACCTTTTAAGGGCATTGGAG GTTCTTTTTCTGTAGACCGCACTGGTTGTCTGAACATTCCCAAAGTATTCAAATTCAAAGTACAAGTTCCACTGACTTCCTGCATTCTTGGGGTCGGTGAGGCCTTTGGTTATtgccacagaaaaaaatctcttcagCGATTTCAGTTTCCCGAG GACACATTTGGTCTCTCCAGCAAAAAGAGGGCCCATCTGAACCCAAAGAATGAAGTAGCTTTTCAGCTGCCCGGCCGTGCCACGCTCCTTTTGTCTCCTGACTGCATGTTGCTCGCCTCTGTCGGACGACAAGGCATACTACAGCTCAGACCAACCTCCTCTATG GAACTCTACTGTGAGCTGCGGTGTCATTCAAGACGCCTCGGTGGAATTCGGAGTGTGTCCTTCTCCACAGACAGTCACATGGTTGTCACTACTGGCCTAGACGATGGCTCCGTCCTCTGCACTAACATCAG AGCTGAAGCTGAATATATGTCTCCTATCCAAAGACGCCTGATTAGGGCTCAGTCCTTAAAGACTTCATTCATTTCTGAAAACCCCATCCTGATTAAGTTTCCTGTGTGGGACCAGGAGACTCCAGTTACCGACGAGCAAACAGAGGAAACTAAG TTCGGCCGTGCAGCATCAATTGATGTGATAGAGGAAGATGAGCATAACTTCCCCCCTGCTTCAACCTCCACGTGGTTGGAAAAAAGACACGAAGAA attgtGAAGGAAGATGAAATAAAGTATGCAGACGTTAAGAAGAGACTAAGAGAAGAAATGGAAGATTTACGGAAGAGT GTTCAGAAACTGATGCTTGAGAATAAAACCCTcccaataaaaatgttcaacttaGATGTGGAGGGGCAGAAGAGAATGGACGCCCGGGTGGAGGCGGAAGTCCAGAGG GTGAAGGCCGAAATTGAGCAGGACATTCTAGAAAAGCAGTACCAAAGAGACGTCCTGAAGAGAGAATGCTGGGATTCTTTTCTGATCAAACCCCGGAGCATCAAC GCGTTCCACTCTAAGTTAGCTGTGCAGAACTATCCCATTAAAGCGCGAACAGAGAAGGAGTTGGAGGACATCCGCAGGGTTCAAAATATGAGGACGATTGAAAAAGCTGCAGCCAAA CTGATTGGCCTGAAGAAGAACAACAGTGAGCCAGAGGAAGGCCATGTGGCAGAGAGTGCAGACAACGTAGGACTCCCAACTCTGTTAGCCCATGCCAACGTTTACCTCTACGACCAGTTCAGCATGCAAACTGTCGAACAGCGGATCAACCAGATCATACTGTTACAG GATTTGATTTATGATATCAAGATGGCTTTCAACTCCGACTTCGAAGCCCTGTTCAAGCGGAAACTGAAAGAAATCAAATTTGTGGTAGACGTgaacaaaaacatcagggacatCATGCTGGAGCTGGACATCCAGCAGACGCTGTGGGAGCCCAGCCTGACCGACATGGAGTGGCCAGAGAGGCTGTTCATCGTGGAGGACTCTGAG ATTGAAGTAGAGAAATACCTCACCCCAGAGcagaaggcagaggaggagagacTTAGGTTGGAGAAGGAGGCCTGTCTGGCTGCACAC AAAGACGACAGCAGACAGAGAGCTCTGAATGACATGATGGGCGGAGTCcttgaagtgaaaaaagtggacattttaaaagtg GAAATATCTCCTCCTGAGTTTTCTTTGACCAAACCTCCCATTCAGTGGAgtgaagaggagaagaaagtcTACAAAGAATATGAAAAGAACATTAAAGATCTCATTGAGGAGAAGGAGAAATATAAAcgg GGATTGGAATTTGAGATGAAAAAACTGCAGGAAAGCATCAAAGAGTCAACGGAAAAGTTTGACGAGTCACTCACAAAGCTGTTtgagaagaaattaaaattcacaGCTGCTATATATCAG GAAGAGCTGAAGATCAGCTATCTTGCCGAATCAGTGCACATGGTTGAGGCGATGAACCGTCAAGAGAGTGAGCTCAAGCTCAAACTTGAACAACTGCTGGcacaaaag gtAAACATAGAGAAAGACTTGAGTGGATACAAGGACACGGTGGAACAGTTTCAGTTCGATTATGAGAACATCCTAGCTGAAGACAAA AATCTCGACAAAGAATTCAGGAAAGAGTTTGCTGATCTACCAAAGTTTCTGACTGATCAACTTTACAAACAGTTCAAGCGTAGACCTAG GGTTCAAAGGTTGAGGGCCATGTCTATAGATGGCTCTAACTTGTTCAAGCCGATTCGTCTGAGCACCCCCGCTCCTGATGGACTTAGTCAAATACTCGCCGCCATGGAGGAGTTGGATGCTCCAGACAACATGCCTAAAGGACTGACCTTGCCCGTCTGGGAGAGATTTTGTGTTGTGCGCAATACAAAAATAGAGTATGAACAAAAG ataaaagtaaaaggtTTGGAGCTTGCTGAGATGCAAGCCTTCCTGGAGAGACGGATAAATGAAGATAATGCTGCCCAAGAAGAAATTAAGCAGCATTTTGAAGAACTCCGAAG CCTGAGGAACAGGAGGAACAAGTATCTCATGGACCCTGTGATCCAGGTTGTCCTGCCACAGGGACAGGTGGAGACGTCCACCATAGATCTGACAGCTGAAACAGCTGAGACTGACTTCATCCTTCTCCACAAAAAGGTGGTGGATGATGTCAAAGAAAAGATCAGG AAAGTTGCAGAGCAGAAGATAACCTACATGGAGGCACACGGCGCGGTCCGTAAAGAAATAATCCAGCTGGAGTGGGAGCACCGGGTGTTGGACAAGAAGATAGAAGACTTgcatgaaaagaagaaagagatcAAGATGCTTCGACTCTCAAAGGAAGACATGGAA gtacTTAGCATGAAGGATCCGAAAGCTCACGAGTTGGAGAAAATTTCTAAGCTGGAGAAAAGTATTGCTTTCATGAAACAG ACCCATAAAAGGGCCATTCACCGGCGAATGAAAAAGGTAAAACAGATTAACAAAAAGATATCGATGATAGCAGACAAAAGTGCTTCCATACAGAAGGAGCTTCCTGAGATGCAGGCTTCTGTGGCAGAGCTGAGACACATTTATGAAGCCTCAG CTACCGAGGCAAATGAGGCAGCGGAAAGAGAAGAGCGCTACCAGGAGATTGTTCAAAGGCGCAACCTGAGGGACCTCGCTAGGGCTAAGTCGGACGAACTGGACCAACTCCGGAAAGAAGTTGAGCGTCTGGAAAGGAGGAATTTTCCCTCACTAGACCAGCTGAAATACAACTAG
- the cfap43 gene encoding cilia- and flagella-associated protein 43 isoform X2 produces MSEGEILEISWIQGFPRDNVEFVDNNTVCYACGSHICFLNLKTKKRRVFQSPGNGVGALTANGRSGTFAFSEKELDPSIFVYNFPQLELKNELKGNTQLDYTSLTLSDGEPFLASCSSIPDFSITLWNWEKAELICTRPQGGRDVIYLEFNPMNCLQLCALGTTTLTVWNIERCGSFHLLKPSAVQLPEIPDASSEKPTPTSTKDPNCISQILAAITEPTVATVTPSTVCWTVTSQLCVGCAEGYLLLVDPQSLSVSVLVDPTAADAIPELKNFYFQSVVLYSSGLVAVGKESVMHCLEAKGTQISITQTWQLERSVTTAVVSPNNSTLLLSANTGKIYVLNAETSDQIEKILDVLSGNFLNAALHSDKNICVSLRDSGVLQLWSSNGTCLASLPLETDVTNITCCPLAHYAAVGTASGKILFIDLNFQKQLRLVHEVYLYHTAVDHLAFDQEGRYLLCSGLDSHLYVLDGRPSAKFSVLGYIEVSGRILSLSTQCVNRGEDVKALALCGSQEDKKDEGSWLLMFFLPFKGIGGSFSVDRTGCLNIPKVFKFKVQVPLTSCILGVGEAFGYCHRKKSLQRFQFPEDTFGLSSKKRAHLNPKNEVAFQLPGRATLLLSPDCMLLASVGRQGILQLRPTSSMELYCELRCHSRRLGGIRSVSFSTDSHMVVTTGLDDGSVLCTNIRAEAEYMSPIQRRLIRAQSLKTSFISENPILIKFPVWDQETPVTDEQTEETKFGRAASIDVIEEDEHNFPPASTSTWLEKRHEEIVKEDEIKYADVKKRLREEMEDLRKSLIGLKKNNSEPEEGHVAESADNVGLPTLLAHANVYLYDQFSMQTVEQRINQIILLQDLIYDIKMAFNSDFEALFKRKLKEIKFVVDVNKNIRDIMLELDIQQTLWEPSLTDMEWPERLFIVEDSEIEVEKYLTPEQKAEEERLRLEKEACLAAHKDDSRQRALNDMMGGVLEVKKVDILKVEISPPEFSLTKPPIQWSEEEKKVYKEYEKNIKDLIEEKEKYKRGLEFEMKKLQESIKESTEKFDESLTKLFEKKLKFTAAIYQEELKISYLAESVHMVEAMNRQESELKLKLEQLLAQKVNIEKDLSGYKDTVEQFQFDYENILAEDKNLDKEFRKEFADLPKFLTDQLYKQFKRRPRVQRLRAMSIDGSNLFKPIRLSTPAPDGLSQILAAMEELDAPDNMPKGLTLPVWERFCVVRNTKIEYEQKIKVKGLELAEMQAFLERRINEDNAAQEEIKQHFEELRSLRNRRNKYLMDPVIQVVLPQGQVETSTIDLTAETAETDFILLHKKVVDDVKEKIRKVAEQKITYMEAHGAVRKEIIQLEWEHRVLDKKIEDLHEKKKEIKMLRLSKEDMEVLSMKDPKAHELEKISKLEKSIAFMKQTHKRAIHRRMKKVKQINKKISMIADKSASIQKELPEMQASVAELRHIYEASATEANEAAEREERYQEIVQRRNLRDLARAKSDELDQLRKEVERLERRNFPSLDQLKYN; encoded by the exons ATGAGCGAAGGTGAAATCTTAGAAATAAG CTGGATTCAAGGATTTCCAAGAGACAATGTCGAGTTTGTGGATAATAATACAGTGTGTTACGCGTGTGGGAGTCATATATGCTTCCTAAACCTGAAGACAAAAAAACGGAGAGTGTTTCAGAGTCCTGGCAATGGCGTCGGTGCGCTGACAGCTAACGGCAGAAGTGGAACGTTTGCTTTCTCTGAGAAAGAATTGGATCCGTCTATATTTGTGTACAACTTTCCTCAACTAGAACTGAAGAATGAGCTGAAAG gAAATACGCAACTGGACTATACATCTTTGACATTAAGTGATGGAGAGCCTTTTTTGGCCTCCTGCTCGTCGATTCCTGACTTCTCCATCACACTGTG GAACTGGGAAAAGGCTGAGTTGATCTGTACACGGCCTCAAGGTGGACGGGATGTCATTTATTTGGAGTTCAACCCCATGAATTGCCTCCAGCTTTGTGCTTTGGGCACCACAACCCTCACTGTCTGGAACATAGAGAGATGTGGGTCTTTCCATCTGTTGAAACCAag TGCAGTACAGCTTCCAGAAATCCCAGATGCCTCTTCAGAGAAACCAACTCCCACTTCCACAAAGGACCCAAACTGTATTTCTCAAATTTTGGCTGCCATTACAGAG CCTACGGTAGCCACAGTAACACCATCTACTGTATGCTGGACAGTCACATCACAACTTTGTGTGGGATGTGCTGAAGGCTATCTCCTTCTTGTTGACCCTCAGAGCCTCTCTGTTTCAGTCCTTGTCGACCCTACAG ctgcGGATGCCATTCCTGAACTCAAAAACTTCTATTTTCAATCTGTAGTCCTTTATAGCAGTGGTCTTGTTGCAGTAGGAAAG GAGAGTGTGATGCACTGTCTGGAGGCCAAAGGGACTCAGATCAGCATCACGCAAACTTGGCAGTTAGAGAGATCTGTTACGACTGCAGTGGTCTCCCCCAACAACAGCACACTGCTTCTGTCTGCCAATACA GGGAAAATCTACGTGTTGAATGCAGAAACGTCAGACCAGATTGAGAAGATCTTGGATGTTCTCAGTGGCAACTTTTTGAACGCTGCTTTGCACTCTGACAAGAACATTTGTGTG TCATTAAGGGATAGTGGCGTTCTGCAGCTGTGGTCCTCCAATGGCACCTGCCTCGCCTCCCTGCCTCTAGAAACAGAC GTGACTAACATCACCTGCTGTCCCCTTGCACATTACGCCGCTGTTGGAACAGCTTCAGGAAAAATCCTTTTCATTGACTTAAACTTTCAGAAGCAGCTTCGCCTAGTGCATGAGGTTTATCTCTACCACACTGCTGTGGATCATCTAGC ttttgatcAAGAAGGGCGCTACCTTCTCTGCAGTGGATTGGATTCCCATCTTTATGTACTCGATGGAAGGCCATCGgcaaagttttcagttttgggATACATCG AGGTTTCTGGCAGAATTTTGTCACTTTCCACACAATGCGTCAACCGTGGTGAGGATGTGAAAGCTCTTGCACTCTGTGGTTCACAAGAGGATAAAAAGGATGAGGGGAGCTGGCTGCTCATGTTTTTTCTACCTTTTAAGGGCATTGGAG GTTCTTTTTCTGTAGACCGCACTGGTTGTCTGAACATTCCCAAAGTATTCAAATTCAAAGTACAAGTTCCACTGACTTCCTGCATTCTTGGGGTCGGTGAGGCCTTTGGTTATtgccacagaaaaaaatctcttcagCGATTTCAGTTTCCCGAG GACACATTTGGTCTCTCCAGCAAAAAGAGGGCCCATCTGAACCCAAAGAATGAAGTAGCTTTTCAGCTGCCCGGCCGTGCCACGCTCCTTTTGTCTCCTGACTGCATGTTGCTCGCCTCTGTCGGACGACAAGGCATACTACAGCTCAGACCAACCTCCTCTATG GAACTCTACTGTGAGCTGCGGTGTCATTCAAGACGCCTCGGTGGAATTCGGAGTGTGTCCTTCTCCACAGACAGTCACATGGTTGTCACTACTGGCCTAGACGATGGCTCCGTCCTCTGCACTAACATCAG AGCTGAAGCTGAATATATGTCTCCTATCCAAAGACGCCTGATTAGGGCTCAGTCCTTAAAGACTTCATTCATTTCTGAAAACCCCATCCTGATTAAGTTTCCTGTGTGGGACCAGGAGACTCCAGTTACCGACGAGCAAACAGAGGAAACTAAG TTCGGCCGTGCAGCATCAATTGATGTGATAGAGGAAGATGAGCATAACTTCCCCCCTGCTTCAACCTCCACGTGGTTGGAAAAAAGACACGAAGAA attgtGAAGGAAGATGAAATAAAGTATGCAGACGTTAAGAAGAGACTAAGAGAAGAAATGGAAGATTTACGGAAGAGT CTGATTGGCCTGAAGAAGAACAACAGTGAGCCAGAGGAAGGCCATGTGGCAGAGAGTGCAGACAACGTAGGACTCCCAACTCTGTTAGCCCATGCCAACGTTTACCTCTACGACCAGTTCAGCATGCAAACTGTCGAACAGCGGATCAACCAGATCATACTGTTACAG GATTTGATTTATGATATCAAGATGGCTTTCAACTCCGACTTCGAAGCCCTGTTCAAGCGGAAACTGAAAGAAATCAAATTTGTGGTAGACGTgaacaaaaacatcagggacatCATGCTGGAGCTGGACATCCAGCAGACGCTGTGGGAGCCCAGCCTGACCGACATGGAGTGGCCAGAGAGGCTGTTCATCGTGGAGGACTCTGAG ATTGAAGTAGAGAAATACCTCACCCCAGAGcagaaggcagaggaggagagacTTAGGTTGGAGAAGGAGGCCTGTCTGGCTGCACAC AAAGACGACAGCAGACAGAGAGCTCTGAATGACATGATGGGCGGAGTCcttgaagtgaaaaaagtggacattttaaaagtg GAAATATCTCCTCCTGAGTTTTCTTTGACCAAACCTCCCATTCAGTGGAgtgaagaggagaagaaagtcTACAAAGAATATGAAAAGAACATTAAAGATCTCATTGAGGAGAAGGAGAAATATAAAcgg GGATTGGAATTTGAGATGAAAAAACTGCAGGAAAGCATCAAAGAGTCAACGGAAAAGTTTGACGAGTCACTCACAAAGCTGTTtgagaagaaattaaaattcacaGCTGCTATATATCAG GAAGAGCTGAAGATCAGCTATCTTGCCGAATCAGTGCACATGGTTGAGGCGATGAACCGTCAAGAGAGTGAGCTCAAGCTCAAACTTGAACAACTGCTGGcacaaaag gtAAACATAGAGAAAGACTTGAGTGGATACAAGGACACGGTGGAACAGTTTCAGTTCGATTATGAGAACATCCTAGCTGAAGACAAA AATCTCGACAAAGAATTCAGGAAAGAGTTTGCTGATCTACCAAAGTTTCTGACTGATCAACTTTACAAACAGTTCAAGCGTAGACCTAG GGTTCAAAGGTTGAGGGCCATGTCTATAGATGGCTCTAACTTGTTCAAGCCGATTCGTCTGAGCACCCCCGCTCCTGATGGACTTAGTCAAATACTCGCCGCCATGGAGGAGTTGGATGCTCCAGACAACATGCCTAAAGGACTGACCTTGCCCGTCTGGGAGAGATTTTGTGTTGTGCGCAATACAAAAATAGAGTATGAACAAAAG ataaaagtaaaaggtTTGGAGCTTGCTGAGATGCAAGCCTTCCTGGAGAGACGGATAAATGAAGATAATGCTGCCCAAGAAGAAATTAAGCAGCATTTTGAAGAACTCCGAAG CCTGAGGAACAGGAGGAACAAGTATCTCATGGACCCTGTGATCCAGGTTGTCCTGCCACAGGGACAGGTGGAGACGTCCACCATAGATCTGACAGCTGAAACAGCTGAGACTGACTTCATCCTTCTCCACAAAAAGGTGGTGGATGATGTCAAAGAAAAGATCAGG AAAGTTGCAGAGCAGAAGATAACCTACATGGAGGCACACGGCGCGGTCCGTAAAGAAATAATCCAGCTGGAGTGGGAGCACCGGGTGTTGGACAAGAAGATAGAAGACTTgcatgaaaagaagaaagagatcAAGATGCTTCGACTCTCAAAGGAAGACATGGAA gtacTTAGCATGAAGGATCCGAAAGCTCACGAGTTGGAGAAAATTTCTAAGCTGGAGAAAAGTATTGCTTTCATGAAACAG ACCCATAAAAGGGCCATTCACCGGCGAATGAAAAAGGTAAAACAGATTAACAAAAAGATATCGATGATAGCAGACAAAAGTGCTTCCATACAGAAGGAGCTTCCTGAGATGCAGGCTTCTGTGGCAGAGCTGAGACACATTTATGAAGCCTCAG CTACCGAGGCAAATGAGGCAGCGGAAAGAGAAGAGCGCTACCAGGAGATTGTTCAAAGGCGCAACCTGAGGGACCTCGCTAGGGCTAAGTCGGACGAACTGGACCAACTCCGGAAAGAAGTTGAGCGTCTGGAAAGGAGGAATTTTCCCTCACTAGACCAGCTGAAATACAACTAG